The following proteins are encoded in a genomic region of Primulina huaijiensis isolate GDHJ02 chromosome 3, ASM1229523v2, whole genome shotgun sequence:
- the LOC140974048 gene encoding brefeldin A-inhibited guanine nucleotide-exchange protein 5, translating into MAGGAAGGFVTRAFESMMKECANKKYAALQSSIQIYQDSGKNFNQPPSGSETKEALSTAPNQSGLSASDDGAEKIGAESDQSTSAAEEVKSTNNSGSIATVLANAGSTLQGTEAELVLNPLRLAFETKNMKIVELALDCLHKLIEYNHLEGDPGLDGGKNSQLFTDILNMVCGCVDNSSPDSTALQVLKVLLTAVASTKMRVHGEPLLGIIRVCYNIALNSKSPINQATSKAMLTQMLGIIFRRMETDEVSSNPRESKEASSSDRPNTMIEEVSSSDRNATDTTLGDVISAKQINNISLASDEEIQNLVGGTDIKGLEAVLEKAVDMEDGGKSTRGMVLESMTIGQRDALLLFRTLCKMGMKGDSDEVTTKSRILSLELLQGLLEGASHSFAKNFQFIDSMKAHLSYALLRASVSHSPAIFQYATGIFAVILLRFRESLKTEIGVFFPVIVLRCLDGSDFNQRLVVLRMLEKVCKDPQMLVDLYVNYDCDLKAPNLFERVVTTLSKIAQGTQNSDPKSATASQTGSIKTSSLQGLVNMLKSLVDWEKSHKELEKQNKGKESFEETVFPRDSDEYKSREDSVSNFEKLKAHKSTIEAVIFEFNRQPGKGIQNLLSSGLVENSPASVAQFLRNTPNLDKVMLGDYLGQHEEFPLAVMNAYVDSMHFSGMKFSFAIREFLKGFRLPGEAQKIDRIMEKFAERYCADNPGLFKNADTAYVLAYAVIMLNTDAHNPMVWPKMSKSDFIRMNAMNDADESAPQELLEEIYDSIVKEEIKMKDDPAGILKNSKQKPEVEERGRLVNILNLALPKRSSSTDTKVENEAIIKQTQVLIRDQGGKRGVFYTSHSIELVRPMLEALGWPLLATFAVTMGELDNKPRIGLCMEGFRDGIHLTHALGMDTMRYAFLTSLIRYNFLHAPRDMRTKNVEALRVLLGLCDIEIYALQDSWHAVLECVSRLEYAVSSPAMAATVMQGANQISRDAILQSLRDLAGKPTEQVFVNSIKLPSESVVEFFTALCSVSAEELKQIPARVFSLQKVVEISYYNMARIRMVWARIWSVLAHHFIFAGSHPDEKVAMYAIDSLRQLGMKYLERSELANFTFQNDILKPFVVLMRSSRSETIRRLIVDCIVQMIKSKVGSIKSGWRSVFMIFTSAADDDMEPIVESAFENVEQVILEHFDQVVGDCFMDCVNCLIGFANNKTSHRISLKAIALLRICEDRLAEGLIPGGALKPIDTDAEDTIDVTEHYWFPMLAGLSDLTSDSRPEVRNCALEVLFDLLNERGSKFSPSFWENIFQRVLFPIFDNVRHAGKESFESAADEWLRESSVHSLQLLCNLFNTFYKDVCFMLPPLLSLLLDCAKKTDQSVVSISLGALVHLIEVGGHQFSDHDWDTLLKSIRDASYTTQPLELLNDLGFENTKQHKVFTRDLDNHSPTAGGSELSYNRQQPFHENGTTIGRASLIASVDGNGLDNNQQNLHQEDLGGAEGLPSPLGRASDGSGLQRNQTFGQKIMGNMMDNVFVRSFTSKPKHRTSDIMVPSSPTKFPGAIMESDSREDEESLMLGTIRSKCITQLLLLGAIDSIQKRYWTKLNTQQKITLMEVLFSILDFAASYNSYTNLRLQMHQIAAERPPLNLLRQELAGTCIYLDILQKTTAAVKIEKEEQVQEEKLGEVAEGKLVSFCEQVLREASDFQSSMEETTNMDVHHVLELRSPVVVKVLKGMCNMEPKIFKNHLRVFYPLITKLVCCDQMEVRGALADLFSVQLKSLLP; encoded by the exons ATGGCGGGTGGTGCTGCTGGAGGGTTTGTGACGCGAGCATTTGAGTCGATGATGAAGGAGTGTGCTAACAAGAAGTACGCCGCTCTCCAGTCGTCTATTCAGATTTATCAAG ACAGTGGCAAAAATTTCAATCAGCCGCCGAGCGGCAGCGAGACCAAGGAAGCTTTATCAACAGCTCCAAATCAAAG TGGTTTATCTGCATCTGATGATGGAGCTGAAAAAATTGGGGCGGAATCTGATCAATCTACATCTGCTGCTGAGGAGGTCAAGTCTACAAACAATAGTGGATCGATAGCAACAGTCTTGGCAAATGCAGGGAGTACTCTACAAGGAACTGAGGCTGAACTCGTTCTGAATCCACTCAGGCTTGCTTTTGAAACAAAGAACATGAAAATCGTGGAGCTTGCATTGGATTGCCTTCAT AAACTCATTGAATACAATCACCTAGAGGGTGACCCTGGTCTTGATGGTGGTaaaaattcacaattatttaCAGATATCTTGAATATGGTTTGCGGTTGTGTGGATAATTCATCGCCAGATAG CACTGCTCTTCAAGTATTGAAGGTGCTGCTTACTGCTGTGGCATCCACAAAGATGCGAG TTCACGGTGAACCGTTGTTGGGAATCATTCGGGTTTGCTATAATATTGCTCTTAACAG CAAGAGCCCAATAAACCAAGCCACATCAAAAGCCATGCTAACACAGATGCTTGGTATCATTTTTAGACGAATGGAAACTGATGAG GTATCATCAAATCCTCGTGAATCTAAAGAAGCTTCTTCCAGTGATAGGCCAAACACAATGATTGAAGAAGTCTCATCAAGTGACCGTAATGCCACAGACACAACTTTGGGCGATGTGATATCTGCCAAACAGATTAATAATATATCTCTTGCCTCTGATGAAGAAATTCAGAACCTTGTGGGTGGCACTGATATAAAg GGTCTAGAGGCTGTTCTTGAGAAGGCTGTAGATATGGAAGATGGAGGAAAGTCCACAAG AGGAATGGTCTTAGAGAGCATGACTATCGGACAACGTGATGCGTTACTTCTTTTCCGTACCCTCTGTAAG ATGGGGATGAAGGGGGATAGCGATGAAGTTACTACCAAATCACGCATTCTGTCTCTGGAGCTTCTACAG GGTTTGTTGGAAGGTGCCAGCCACTCATTTGcaaagaattttcaatttattgactcaatGAAAGCTCACCTTTCATATGCATTACTGCGAGCATCCGTGTCCCACTCTCCTGCCATTTTTCAG TATGCAACTGGAATTTTTGCTGTTATTTTGTTGCGGTTTAGGGAAAGTCTCAAG ACTGAAATTGGAGTCTTCTTTCCTGTGATCGTTCTACGATGTTTGGATGGATCAGATTTTAACCAAAGATTAGTCGTTCTTCG GATGCTGGAAAAAGTCTGCAAGGATCCTCAGATGCTTGTTGACCTTTATGTGAACTATGATTGTGATCTCAAAGCCCCAAACTTGTTTGAACGAGTG GTTACCACATTATCAAAAATTGCTCAAGGTACTCAAAATTCTGATCCAAAGTCCGCTACTGCATCCCAGACAGGATCTATTAAAACTTCATCACTTCAG GGTCTTGTAAACATGCTTAAATCATTAGTGGATTGGGAGAAGTCTCATAAAGAGTTGGAGAAGCAAAATAAGGGTAAAGAATCATTCGAGGAAACGGTTTTTCCTAGAGATTCAGATGAATATAAAAGTAGGGAAGATTCAGTGAGCAACTTTGAGAAATTGAAAGCTCATAAATCTACCATTGAAGCTGTAATCTTTGAG TTCAATAGGCAGCCTGGGAAGGGCATACAGAATTTGTTATCCAGCGGGTTGGTGGAGAACAGTCCAGCTTCAGTCGCTCAGTTTCTCCGAAATACTCCCAACTTAGACAAG GTAATGCTTGGTGATTACTTAGGCCAGCACGAGGAGTTCCCCCTTGCTGTTATGAATGCTTATGTGGATTCCATGCATTTTTCTGGAATGAAGTTTTCTTTTGCAATTCGTGAATTCCTTAAAGGGTTTCGACTTCCTGGAGAAGCTCAGAAGATAGATCGCATAATGGAAAAGTTTGCAGAACG CTACTGTGCAGACAATCCCGGTCTGTTTAAGAATGCAGATACAGCTTATGTCCTTGCTTATGCAGTTATAATGTTGAATACTGATGCTCATAATCCAATGGTTTGGCCCAAAATGTCCAAAAGTGATTTCATACGTATGAATGCCATGAATGATGCAGATGAGTCTGCTCCTCAGGAACTCTTAGAGGAGATTTATGATTCCATTGTTAAAGAAGAGATAAAAATGAAAGATGACCCTGCTGGAATTTTGAAAAACAGTAAGCAAAAGCCTGAAGTTGAGGAGAGAGGTCGTCTTGTCAATATTCTCAATTTGGCTCTCCCCAAAAGGAGCTCGTCAACTGACACCAAGGTAGAGAATGAGGCAATTATCAAGCAAACACAGGTTCTTATTAGGGACCAAGGGGGAAAGAGGGGGGTCTTTTACACTTCGCATAGTATTGAACTTGTACGTCCCATGCTTGAAGCTTTAGGATGGCCATTACTTGCTACATTTGCTGTTACCATGGGTGAACTAGACAACAAACCAAGGATTGGTCTCTGTATGGAAGGATTCAGAGATGGTATACACTTAACACATGCCCTCGGGATGGATACCATGAGATACGCATTTTTAACATCTCTAATAAG GTATAATTTCTTACATGCACCAAGAGATATGCGTACTAAAAATGTTGAAGCACTGCGTGTGTTGCTGGGTTTATGTGATATTGAGATCTATGCTCTTCAAGACTCTTGGCATGCTGTTCTGGAATGTGTTTCCCGCCTTGAATATGCAGTTTCATCACCTGCTATGGCTGCAACTGTCATGCAAGGAGCAAATCAAATCTCTAGAGATGCAATTCTTCAATCTCTGAGGGACCTGGCAGGCAAACCAACAGAACAAGTGTTTGTGAATAGCATCAAGCTGCCCAGTGAATCAGTAGTTGAATTTTTTACTGCTTTGTGTAGTGTGTCAGCTGAGGAATTAAAACAAATTCCTGCTCGTGTTTTTAGCCTGCAAAAGGTTGTTGAAATAAGTTATTACAATATGGCCCGTATTCGAATG GTTTGGGCTAGAATATGGTCCGTCTTAGCGCATCATTTTATCTTTGCCGGTAGCCATCCTGATGAAAAAGTTGCTATGTATGCCATAGATTCTCTACGGCAACTTGGTATGAAATATTTGGAGCGTTCTGAACTTGCGAACTTCACTTTTCAGAATGATATTTTAAAGCCATTTGTCGTGCTTATGAGAAGCAGCAGAAGCGAAACTATACGAAGGCTAATAGTCGATTGCATTGTTCAA ATGATAAAGTCTAAAGTTGGAAGCATAAAGTCCGGCTGGCGAAGTGTGTTCATGATTTTCACCTCTGCTGCTGATGATGACATGGAACCCATTGTTGAAAGTGCATTTGAGAATGTGGAACAAG TTATCTTGGAGCACTTCGATCAGGTTGTTGGAGATTGCTTTATGGATTGTGTCAACTGCCTTATTGGATTTGCGAATAATAAGACTTCTCACCGCATAAGTTTGAAAGCCATTGCTCTCCTTCGTATATGCGAGGATCGTCTTGCAGAG GGTCTTATACCAGGCGGTGCCCTCAAACCTATCGATACCGATGCAGAGGACACAATTGATGTGACTGAGCATTATTGGTTCCCTATGCTGGCTGGTCTTTCTGACCTCACGTCTGACTCTAGACCAGAGGTTAGAAACTGTGCCCTTGAGGTTTTGTTTGATTTGCTGAATGAAAGGGGTAGCAAATTCTCGCCTTCATTTTGGGAGAATATTTTCCAACGAGTCCTGTTTCCCATCTTCGATAATGTGAGACATGCTGGAAAAGAGAGTTTCGAATCTGCTGCAGATGAGTGGCTACGGGAAAGCAGTGTTCATTCGCTCCAGTTGTTATGCAACCTATTCAACACATTTTACAAG GATGTGTGTTTTATGCTACCCCCACTGCTCAGTTTACTGTTAGATTGTGCCAAGAAAACAGATCAATCAGTAGTTTCAATATCTTTGGGCGCCTTAGTGCATCTCATTGAAGTTGGAGGGCACCAATTCAGTGATCATGACTGGGATACTTTATTGAAAAGCATAAG GGACGCTTCCTACACGACGCAACCTCTTGAGCTTCTCAACGATTTGGGTTTTGAGAACACGAAGCAGCATAAAGTATTCACTAGAGACTTGGACAACCACTCCCCCACAGCTGGTGGCAGTGAGTTATCCTATAACCGTCAGCAACCCTTTCATGAAAATGGAACTACAATAGGGAGAGCATCCTTGATTGCCAGTGTTGACGGTAATGGGTTGGATAACAATCAACAAAATCTGCACCAAGAAGACTTGGGAGGAGCCGAAG GCTTGCCATCTCCATTGGGAAGAGCTTCAGATGGCAGTGGCCTTCAACGCAATCAAACATTTGGACAAAAGATCATGGGAAACATGATGGATAATGTGTTTGTGAGAAGTTTTACCTCAAAACCAAAACATCGAACTTCTGATATAATGGTACCGTCTTCTCCAACCAAG TTTCCTGGCGCTATCATGGAGTCTGATTCCAGAGAGGACGAGGAAAGTCTAATGTTGGGAACCATCAGGAGTAAATGCATCACCCAGTTGTTACTTTTAGGTGCCATCGATAGTATTCAG AAGAGATATTGGACCAAATTGAATACACAGCAGAAGATCACCTTGATGGAAGTTTTGTTCTCTATTCTGGATTTTGCTGCATCGTACAATTCATACACAAACCTTAGATTGCAAATGCACCAAATCGCAGCAGAAAG